One window of Papaver somniferum cultivar HN1 chromosome 9, ASM357369v1, whole genome shotgun sequence genomic DNA carries:
- the LOC113313803 gene encoding transcription factor AS1-like, translated as MKDRQRWTSEEDAILRAYVKQYGPREWNLVSERMNVSIHRDAKSCLERWKNYLKPGIKKGSLTEDEQCLVIHLQAKHGNKWKKIAAEVPGRTAKRLAKWWEVFKEKQQREQKESTSSLEPIEEGKYDRILETFAQKLVNQRQTPQFVMTTAPNGAFLHSGPPTPPTPTLLPPWLSTSNGLPTNTRPLSPSVTLTLSPSTVDPAPTIPWLHPERGLNCTLPPSHGRDNQIVNELVEYCRELEEGHRVWAEHKKEAEWRVRRMELQLESEKVNKRREKMEDIESKIRALREEEKVILERIDYEYKEQLTGLKRDAESKEQKLAEQWFAKHMRLTKFLEQRSCVSSPNDPNF; from the coding sequence ATGAAGGACAGACAGCGTTGGACAAGTGAAGAGGACGCCATATTACGTGCGTATGTGAAGCAATACGGTCCAAGAGAATGGAACCTTGTTTCAGAGCGAATGAATGTATCCATCCATAGAGATGCTAAATCCTGTTTAGAGAGGTGGAAGAACTACCTCAAGCCCGGAATCAAGAAAGGATCCCTCACTGAAGACGAGCAGTGCCTTGTGATCCACCTTCAAGCCAAGCACGGAAACAAGTGGAAGAAAATTGCAGCTGAGGTTCCAGGTCGAACCGCAAAGAGATTAGCCAAGTGGTGGGAAGTGTTCAAGGAGAAGCAACAGAGGGAACAAAAGGAGAGCACCAGTTCCTTGGAACCAATTGAAGAAGGAAAGTACGATCGCATACTCGAGACATTTGCTCAAAAACTAGTGAATCAACGCCAAACCCCGCAATTTGTCATGACTACTGCCCCAAATGGAGCTTTTCTTCACTCAGGCCCTCCTACTCCTCCAACACCAACTTTACTCCCTCCTTGGTTATCAACCTCCAATGGTCTACCTACTAATACAAGGCCACTGTCTCCATCCGTGACGCTAACTCTGTCACCCTCAACGGTCGATCCAGCTCCTACCATCCCGTGGTTGCATCCTGAAAGAGGCTTGAATTGTACTTTGCCTCCTTCACATGGTAGAGATAATCAAATAGTTAACGAGCTTGTGGAGTACTGTAGAGAGCTGGAGGAAGGACACCGGGTTTGGGCAGAACACAAGAAGGAAGCAGAGTGGAGAGTTAGAAGAATGGAACTTCAATTGGAGTCGGAGAAGGTTAATAAGAGAAGAGAGAAAATGGAGGATATTGAATCAAAAATTAGAGCActcagagaagaagagaaggtgATATTAGAGAGAATCGATTACGAGTACAAAGAACAGTTAACAGGTTTGAAAAGAGATGCTGAATCCAAGGAACAGAAGCTAGCAGAGCAATGGTTTGCAAAACATATGCGTCTCACTAAGTTTCTTGAGCAAAGGAGCTGTGTTTCCAGTCCCAATGATCCCAATTTTTAG